In one window of Cellulophaga sp. HaHa_2_95 DNA:
- a CDS encoding DUF6691 family protein codes for MKFLKFLFVGIFFGIVLVKSEAVSWYRIFEMFKFQSFHMYGIIGSAVLIGIIALQIIKKYHIKSIDGEAIVVPQKAKNYKANSIGGVIFGLGWALGGACPGPMYMLLGTGVFAMVIVILSAMLGTFVYGLIKNKLPQ; via the coding sequence ATGAAATTTTTAAAATTCTTATTTGTCGGTATATTCTTCGGAATAGTTTTAGTGAAATCTGAAGCTGTTTCTTGGTATAGAATCTTTGAAATGTTTAAATTTCAGTCGTTTCATATGTACGGAATTATTGGTTCCGCAGTATTAATTGGTATCATCGCTTTACAAATCATCAAAAAATACCATATAAAAAGTATTGACGGTGAAGCAATTGTCGTTCCGCAGAAAGCCAAAAATTATAAAGCTAATAGTATTGGTGGTGTTATTTTTGGATTAGGATGGGCACTGGGAGGCGCATGTCCTGGACCCATGTATATGCTTTTAGGAACTGGAGTGTTTGCTATGGTTATTGTTATTTTATCGGCCATGTTAGGTACTTTTGTTTATGGATTGATAAAGAACAAACTACCCCAATAA
- the bglX gene encoding beta-glucosidase BglX: MNFKVIICIGLFCNLGLSQGKKSSIDQKVDSLLSIMTLQEKIGQMNQYNGFWNVTGPVPKDGDAANKYEHLKTGLVGSMLNVTGVKEVRKVQKIAVEETRLGIPLIIGFDVIHGYKTISPIPLAEAASWDLDAIKKSSEVAAAEAAASGINWTFAPMVDISRDARWGRVMEGAGEDPYLGSKIAYARVKGFQGDNLASPLTIAATAKHFAGYGFSESGRDYNTVDVGTSTLYNIIFPPFQAAIKADVKTFMNSFNELNGIPATGNAFLQREVLKKDWDYKGFMVSDWGSINEMVAHGYAKDGKQAANLALNAGSDMDMESYVYVKYLEELVAEGKVDVAKIDDAVKRILRVKFELGLFDDPYLYCNTSREKEVIGSKENIATVLDIAKKSIVLLKNEGQLLPLKKKGLKMALIGPLAADKNSPLGSWRIAGDDNTAVSVLEGLKKYTGNTLEHQKGINLTTGENKFILETKINTTDRTGIKEAVTAAKNKDVVIMVLGEYGFQTGEARSRTSLDLPGLQEELLKEVYAVNKNIVLVLMNGRPLTINWAQEHIPTIVEAWHLGTQSGNAIAEVLYGAYNPSGKLPMTFPKNVGQIPIYYNYKNTGRPTSPGGDVVFWSHYSDVSNAPLYPFGHGLSYTTFEYSNLSLSSPTMKEEESITVSFTLKNTGKYEGKEVAQLYIRDLFASVTRPVKELKDFKMVSLKPNESKTVTFKIDKEKLQFYTANNQWETEVGDFNVFIGGSSETQLTSDFSVVE; this comes from the coding sequence ATGAATTTCAAAGTGATTATTTGTATCGGATTGTTTTGCAATCTAGGCCTAAGTCAAGGAAAAAAATCAAGCATTGATCAGAAGGTAGATTCACTACTTTCCATTATGACCCTTCAAGAAAAAATTGGTCAGATGAATCAATATAATGGGTTCTGGAATGTAACGGGTCCCGTACCTAAAGACGGAGATGCAGCCAATAAATACGAGCATCTTAAAACCGGCTTGGTAGGGTCTATGTTAAACGTTACTGGGGTTAAGGAAGTTCGTAAAGTACAAAAAATAGCAGTAGAAGAAACACGGTTGGGGATACCATTAATTATAGGTTTTGATGTCATACACGGCTATAAAACTATTAGCCCTATTCCTTTAGCAGAAGCTGCAAGTTGGGATCTTGATGCTATAAAAAAGTCATCGGAAGTTGCGGCAGCAGAGGCAGCAGCCAGTGGTATTAATTGGACTTTTGCTCCTATGGTAGATATTTCTCGTGATGCACGATGGGGCAGAGTGATGGAGGGAGCAGGTGAAGATCCCTATTTAGGTAGTAAGATTGCTTACGCGCGTGTAAAGGGATTTCAAGGTGATAATCTAGCTTCACCCTTGACCATTGCAGCTACAGCAAAACACTTCGCAGGCTATGGTTTTTCAGAATCGGGTAGAGATTACAATACTGTAGACGTCGGGACATCAACCTTATACAATATTATTTTCCCACCTTTTCAAGCAGCAATAAAAGCAGATGTGAAAACCTTTATGAACTCTTTTAATGAGTTAAATGGTATTCCTGCAACGGGAAATGCATTTTTGCAACGCGAAGTATTAAAAAAGGATTGGGATTACAAGGGTTTCATGGTTTCGGATTGGGGATCAATTAATGAGATGGTTGCTCACGGCTATGCAAAAGACGGAAAGCAAGCAGCAAATTTGGCACTGAATGCAGGTTCTGATATGGATATGGAATCTTATGTATATGTAAAATATTTAGAAGAATTGGTAGCAGAAGGTAAGGTAGATGTAGCTAAGATTGATGACGCGGTAAAAAGAATATTGCGGGTTAAGTTTGAATTAGGTCTTTTTGATGATCCTTATTTATATTGCAATACATCTCGAGAAAAAGAGGTAATAGGGAGTAAAGAAAACATTGCTACAGTCTTAGATATTGCTAAGAAGTCTATTGTTCTTTTAAAAAATGAAGGCCAGCTTCTTCCTTTAAAGAAGAAAGGTTTAAAAATGGCTTTAATTGGTCCGTTAGCGGCCGATAAAAATAGTCCTTTAGGGAGTTGGAGAATTGCAGGAGATGACAATACTGCGGTTTCTGTTTTAGAAGGTTTAAAAAAGTATACAGGAAATACTTTAGAACATCAAAAAGGCATAAATTTAACAACAGGAGAGAACAAGTTTATTTTAGAAACGAAGATTAATACTACGGATAGAACAGGAATAAAGGAGGCCGTAACGGCTGCTAAAAACAAAGATGTTGTAATTATGGTGCTGGGAGAATACGGCTTTCAAACAGGAGAAGCACGTAGCAGAACATCATTAGATCTCCCAGGTTTACAAGAGGAGTTATTAAAAGAAGTATACGCGGTTAATAAAAATATTGTTTTAGTATTAATGAACGGTAGACCTTTGACAATTAATTGGGCACAAGAACATATACCAACAATTGTAGAAGCCTGGCATTTAGGTACTCAAAGTGGTAATGCTATAGCTGAGGTACTGTATGGTGCATACAACCCAAGTGGTAAACTACCGATGACATTTCCTAAAAATGTAGGTCAAATTCCTATTTATTACAATTACAAAAATACAGGGCGTCCAACAAGTCCTGGAGGAGATGTTGTTTTTTGGTCGCATTATAGTGATGTGAGTAATGCTCCTTTATATCCGTTTGGTCATGGTTTGAGTTATACTACATTTGAATATAGTAACTTAAGTTTAAGTTCACCGACCATGAAAGAAGAAGAGTCAATTACCGTTTCTTTTACATTGAAAAACACAGGAAAATACGAAGGTAAAGAAGTAGCGCAATTGTATATACGAGATCTTTTTGCTAGCGTTACTAGACCTGTAAAAGAGTTAAAAGATTTTAAAATGGTTTCTTTAAAACCCAATGAATCAAAAACGGTGACTTTTAAAATTGATAAAGAGAAACTTCAATTTTATACGGCGAATAACCAATGGGAAACAGAGGTGGGAGATTTTAACGTATTTATAGGAGGTAGTTCTGAGACACAATTAACATCAGATTTTTCGGTAGTAGAATAA
- a CDS encoding Gfo/Idh/MocA family oxidoreductase: MQPITTALCSFGMSGLVFHAPFIAANPKFNLYGVLERTKNLAQEKYPLVKTFRSLEDLLSDDAIELVVVNTPNITHYEFAKKTILAGKNLIVEKPFTATVAEAEELIALAKQKKVTIAVYHNRRYDSDFLSLKEVLDSGVLGTIVEAEFHYDRYKPELSKKVHKEVPTGAVGSLYDLGSHLIDQALQLFGTPNAVFADIAAFRPNSQVGDYFDLKLFYPAHRVILKSSYFVREPLPENIVHGRKGSFIKTKADVQEQDLQAGKIPNATHWGIEPDADKGILHTDKNGIVIKEKITSLKGDYMLYYDAIYDAIRTDKPVPVSAEEGMEVIRVIEAALQSNLEKRVVPLSSN; the protein is encoded by the coding sequence ATGCAACCAATTACTACTGCCTTATGTTCTTTTGGGATGAGTGGCCTTGTTTTTCACGCCCCGTTTATAGCCGCAAACCCAAAGTTTAACTTGTACGGTGTTTTAGAGCGAACAAAAAACTTAGCGCAAGAGAAATACCCACTTGTAAAAACGTTTAGATCTCTTGAAGATTTACTCTCGGATGATGCTATAGAATTAGTAGTGGTAAACACTCCTAACATTACCCATTACGAATTTGCTAAAAAAACTATTCTTGCTGGTAAAAACCTAATTGTTGAAAAACCATTCACCGCCACTGTTGCGGAAGCAGAAGAATTAATAGCGTTAGCAAAACAAAAAAAGGTAACGATTGCTGTCTACCACAATAGACGCTATGACAGTGATTTTCTAAGTCTAAAAGAAGTACTAGATAGCGGTGTACTTGGTACTATCGTAGAAGCAGAATTTCATTATGACAGATATAAGCCCGAATTAAGTAAAAAAGTGCATAAGGAGGTACCTACCGGAGCCGTTGGCAGCTTATATGATTTAGGGTCGCATCTGATAGACCAAGCGCTACAATTGTTTGGTACTCCCAATGCCGTGTTTGCTGATATTGCTGCGTTTAGACCAAACTCACAAGTAGGTGATTATTTCGATTTGAAGCTCTTTTATCCAGCACACAGAGTCATTCTCAAATCTAGTTATTTTGTTCGTGAACCTTTGCCTGAAAACATCGTACACGGTAGAAAGGGCTCTTTTATAAAAACAAAAGCAGATGTTCAAGAGCAAGATTTACAAGCTGGAAAAATACCAAATGCTACACATTGGGGAATAGAACCCGATGCCGATAAAGGAATTCTGCATACCGACAAAAACGGAATAGTAATAAAAGAAAAAATCACCTCTTTAAAAGGTGATTATATGTTGTATTATGATGCTATCTATGACGCTATAAGAACAGACAAACCTGTTCCTGTAAGTGCAGAAGAAGGAATGGAAGTAATCCGTGTGATTGAAGCAGCACTCCAAAGTAACCTAGAGAAAAGGGTGGTACCTTTAAGTTCTAATTAG
- a CDS encoding family 16 glycosylhydrolase produces the protein MNNYIRITILCLSLFVQSCANKRVLVWEENFDGTTLDEKDWNYELGDGCPELCGWGNNEKQIYTQTNHTLKDGFLHITIKKEDEKYTSTRITTKGKKEFKYGRIETRAKLPLAKGLWPAFWMLGSNISEVGWPLCGEIDILEYIGRKPNTIFTTLHFDEKFGDNGHSKTTEIAGIEVGFHTYAVEWSPDKIAFFVDDTKMFEYKPDHKTPQNWPFNQPFYVILNTAVGGNLGGNDIDDDLFPQEFVIDYIRVYKN, from the coding sequence ATGAATAACTATATCCGTATTACTATTTTATGCCTGTCTCTTTTTGTGCAAAGTTGCGCGAATAAAAGAGTCTTGGTATGGGAAGAAAATTTTGATGGGACTACTTTAGATGAGAAAGATTGGAATTATGAGCTAGGTGATGGTTGTCCAGAATTATGTGGCTGGGGTAATAATGAAAAGCAAATCTATACACAAACCAACCATACGCTTAAAGATGGTTTTTTGCATATTACTATTAAAAAAGAAGATGAAAAATATACTTCTACCCGGATAACAACAAAAGGGAAAAAAGAATTTAAATATGGAAGAATAGAAACAAGGGCAAAGCTGCCTTTGGCTAAAGGTTTGTGGCCGGCATTTTGGATGTTAGGCTCAAATATTTCTGAAGTAGGTTGGCCTTTGTGTGGAGAGATAGATATACTTGAATATATTGGTAGAAAACCAAATACCATATTTACGACGCTACATTTTGACGAAAAGTTTGGAGATAATGGACATTCCAAAACTACAGAAATCGCAGGAATAGAAGTCGGTTTTCATACGTATGCCGTAGAATGGTCACCTGATAAAATTGCGTTTTTTGTAGATGATACTAAGATGTTTGAATACAAGCCTGATCACAAAACACCACAAAATTGGCCATTTAATCAACCTTTCTATGTGATTTTAAATACAGCAGTAGGGGGTAATCTAGGAGGAAATGATATTGATGATGATTTATTTCCTCAAGAATTTGTGATTGACTATATCAGGGTCTATAAAAACTAA
- a CDS encoding RagB/SusD family nutrient uptake outer membrane protein yields the protein MMIKNTFLKHVIAFASITIFSISCSDDFVNVESEDENSEDFFNSEEDYQSALTGAYDLLQSTYLNVLLGEIASDNTLAGGESATDVIGIQQIDDMLHTSLNVQLESIWGWMFAGVNRANYVLEFKDKTDFTGKEALLAEATFLRAYYYFELVKWFGDVPLAVDQRLLFGDQYLVGRTPVAEIYAQIEIDLQYAVDNLPYTQAQKGRITKGAAQALLGKAYLYQDKFAEAASVLEDLITNGPYDLLEDYSTMFELDNENNIESVFEVQYTDKEGAGFECLQCSEGNVAVGFNGIRNYAGPNFESGFSFNIPTQEVYDAFEAGDTRRDIAILNIDAWAEETGATFGTGNEHTGFFNRKYLPRLDAAEDSNTGDANLTNPNNYRAIRFADVLLMAAEALNRGSISDSRALIYLNRVRERANLDDVTTTGSSLTTAIYQERRVELVGEGHRFFDLVRTGRAAEEIDGFQSGKHELFPIPSIEIELSGNRWEQNPGY from the coding sequence ATGATGATAAAAAACACTTTTTTAAAACACGTTATTGCGTTTGCCAGTATTACGATATTTTCTATATCCTGTAGTGATGATTTTGTAAATGTTGAATCAGAAGATGAAAACTCAGAAGATTTTTTCAACTCAGAAGAAGATTATCAATCGGCATTAACGGGGGCTTATGATTTACTTCAATCTACATATCTGAATGTATTGTTAGGAGAAATTGCTTCAGATAATACTTTGGCAGGTGGTGAAAGTGCTACAGATGTAATAGGAATACAACAGATTGATGATATGTTGCATACCTCTTTAAATGTACAATTGGAAAGTATCTGGGGATGGATGTTTGCCGGCGTTAACCGTGCCAACTATGTTTTGGAGTTTAAAGATAAAACTGATTTTACAGGAAAAGAAGCACTTCTAGCAGAAGCTACATTTTTAAGGGCTTATTATTATTTTGAACTAGTAAAATGGTTCGGAGATGTTCCTTTAGCTGTGGATCAGCGATTATTATTTGGCGATCAGTATTTGGTAGGAAGAACACCTGTTGCTGAAATATACGCACAAATTGAAATTGATTTGCAATACGCAGTAGACAATTTGCCGTATACCCAAGCACAGAAAGGTAGAATAACGAAAGGAGCAGCACAAGCACTCTTGGGAAAAGCTTATCTATATCAGGATAAATTTGCTGAAGCAGCAAGCGTCTTAGAAGATTTAATAACGAATGGTCCTTATGATCTTTTAGAAGATTATAGTACCATGTTTGAATTAGACAATGAAAATAATATAGAATCGGTTTTTGAAGTACAGTATACAGACAAAGAAGGAGCTGGCTTTGAATGCTTACAGTGTAGTGAAGGTAATGTTGCTGTAGGGTTTAATGGAATTAGAAATTATGCTGGCCCTAATTTTGAATCAGGATTTAGTTTTAATATACCAACTCAAGAAGTTTACGATGCATTTGAAGCTGGAGATACGCGTAGAGATATCGCCATACTAAATATAGATGCATGGGCAGAAGAAACCGGAGCAACTTTTGGAACGGGTAATGAGCATACGGGATTTTTTAACAGAAAATACCTTCCAAGATTAGATGCTGCTGAAGATTCTAATACAGGAGATGCCAACCTGACAAACCCAAATAACTATAGAGCAATACGTTTTGCGGATGTTTTATTAATGGCAGCCGAAGCTTTAAATAGAGGGAGCATAAGCGATTCACGGGCGCTTATTTATCTCAATAGGGTACGAGAAAGAGCAAATTTAGATGACGTGACCACGACAGGTTCTAGTTTAACTACAGCTATCTACCAAGAGCGAAGAGTAGAATTAGTAGGAGAGGGGCACCGCTTTTTTGATTTAGTAAGAACAGGAAGAGCAGCTGAAGAAATTGATGGATTTCAATCAGGAAAGCATGAATTATTTCCTATTCCATCTATAGAAATAGAATTGTCAGGAAACCGTTGGGAGCAAAATCCAGGATATTAA
- a CDS encoding TonB-dependent receptor, whose translation MKNIFLLLFAIFLTTTSWAQDFTVNGTVKDGSINDVLPGVNVVVKNQTRGTTTDFDGNFTIDKLNVGDVLVVSYIGYTTKEIAIKDSNFITISLTEDVSALNEVVVIGYGTQTKKEITGAVTVIGAETIEQLKPTRIEQALQGQVAGVNITSQSGSPGSASNIRIRGVSTNGNNNPLILVDGNVIEDLSVVNPGDIESINVLKDATAGIYGVRAANGVILITTKTGKKSTPLQFSYDTYGGFQETTRRLPLLNATEYGVIKNEAAAANGEAIPYPNLALLGTGTDWQDEVFQKAPIFNHNLTISGGTEKSRYSFGSSVLTQDGIVGGSKANFTRYNTRLNFNTELLDGLNFKANLIYTGTLRKTLAEGGLGSVLFNALNISPILSATDADGSFTRALGHPIEVINPLAQLQNTFNRTKIDKISGVFGLDYSFLNNFKVTSNYQWNYSEVDYSAYFPISDFGNVGNNTVFDRTNAAYGVSNQFYRDYTFDAFIDYDKVFNEVHDLKITLGTSIFKTTADEYGGTYEGVTNTTLSDPSLETATVFNDSFVTRSNRLYDSRLLSYFARMQYNYKGKYLLSAVVRRDGSTAFGPDNKFGYFPSGSLGWVVSDEDFFKENNVLSFVKLRASYGVLGNDRIPGFGFVSLLSGEGTYVFDNELVFGQAVGRVSNPEIQWEEQTTLDIGLDAKLFNNTINITADYFNKQTDNLLLVVESSGILGTAAPGAGNPIANAGSVRNSGFEFAIGYETPYSENFRFGINYNFTYLENEVLSVENGIGYEQGGSFGIGQSGVSRMEAGLPIGYFYGLKTDGIFQNQAEIDAHPSQIGLGSEAAPGDIRFVDVNGDGSIDFDDSTNLGNPIPDFTMGLNVSFDYKNFDFQTYIFASIGNDIVRNYDRNNPITNQSVYALNRWTGEGSTNEYPRVTNGATSNILFSDFYVEDGSFVRAQNMQLGYSLNSEAIKDVGISKLRLYVSASNVFTFSKYKGFDPSASSGDPIGSGFDSGFYPVPRTYLLGLNLKF comes from the coding sequence ATGAAAAACATATTTTTGTTGCTCTTTGCAATTTTTTTAACCACAACTTCTTGGGCTCAAGATTTTACAGTGAATGGTACTGTAAAGGATGGGAGTATAAATGATGTTCTGCCTGGGGTAAATGTGGTTGTGAAAAATCAGACACGAGGAACTACAACAGATTTTGATGGTAATTTTACTATAGATAAATTAAATGTAGGAGATGTACTTGTGGTTTCATACATAGGGTATACTACCAAAGAAATCGCAATTAAAGATTCTAATTTTATTACTATTTCTTTAACCGAAGATGTCAGTGCTTTAAATGAGGTGGTGGTCATTGGATATGGTACTCAGACAAAGAAAGAGATCACAGGGGCTGTAACAGTAATTGGAGCAGAAACTATTGAGCAATTAAAGCCAACGCGTATAGAGCAAGCGCTACAGGGGCAAGTTGCAGGGGTAAATATAACCTCTCAATCTGGTTCTCCGGGTAGTGCATCTAATATTAGAATAAGGGGTGTATCTACAAATGGAAATAACAACCCATTGATTTTGGTAGATGGTAATGTTATTGAGGATTTAAGTGTTGTAAACCCTGGAGATATTGAAAGTATTAATGTATTGAAAGATGCTACGGCAGGTATTTACGGAGTAAGGGCTGCAAATGGCGTTATTTTGATAACAACAAAAACAGGAAAGAAATCAACCCCGCTACAATTTTCTTATGATACTTATGGAGGTTTTCAAGAAACGACCAGAAGGTTACCATTATTAAATGCAACGGAATATGGAGTTATCAAAAATGAGGCGGCTGCGGCAAACGGAGAGGCCATTCCATATCCAAATTTAGCACTATTGGGAACAGGTACAGATTGGCAAGATGAGGTCTTTCAGAAAGCTCCTATTTTCAATCATAACTTAACCATTAGCGGAGGTACGGAGAAATCTAGGTATTCTTTTGGATCTTCTGTTCTTACTCAAGACGGTATTGTAGGAGGATCTAAAGCTAATTTTACAAGATATAATACAAGATTGAATTTTAATACGGAACTGTTAGACGGTTTAAATTTTAAAGCCAACTTAATTTATACGGGGACATTGAGAAAGACGCTTGCTGAGGGAGGCTTGGGTTCTGTTTTGTTTAATGCACTTAATATTTCACCAATACTTAGTGCTACAGATGCAGATGGAAGTTTCACAAGAGCTCTTGGGCATCCAATTGAGGTCATAAACCCATTAGCGCAGTTGCAAAACACTTTCAATAGAACAAAAATTGATAAGATTAGTGGGGTATTCGGTTTAGATTATTCCTTTCTAAATAATTTCAAAGTAACCTCTAACTACCAGTGGAACTATTCAGAAGTAGATTATTCTGCCTATTTCCCAATTTCAGATTTTGGAAATGTTGGAAATAATACGGTATTCGACAGAACAAATGCTGCCTACGGCGTATCTAATCAGTTTTATAGAGATTATACTTTTGATGCTTTTATAGATTATGATAAGGTTTTCAATGAGGTTCATGATTTGAAAATTACACTAGGTACTTCAATTTTCAAAACTACTGCCGATGAGTATGGCGGAACTTATGAAGGGGTGACTAATACGACATTATCTGATCCTAGCTTGGAAACGGCCACGGTATTCAATGACTCTTTTGTAACGCGTTCCAATAGATTATATGATTCTAGATTGCTCTCTTATTTTGCTAGAATGCAATATAACTATAAAGGAAAATATTTACTTTCAGCAGTAGTAAGACGAGATGGTTCAACAGCATTTGGTCCAGATAATAAATTTGGATATTTTCCTTCTGGTTCATTAGGTTGGGTAGTATCTGATGAGGATTTCTTCAAGGAGAACAATGTGCTTAGTTTTGTGAAGCTGAGAGCTTCTTATGGAGTCTTAGGTAATGATAGGATACCTGGATTTGGTTTTGTTTCTTTATTATCCGGTGAAGGTACTTATGTATTTGATAATGAGTTAGTATTTGGACAAGCGGTAGGTAGAGTTTCTAATCCGGAAATACAATGGGAAGAGCAAACTACTTTAGATATTGGGTTAGATGCAAAACTCTTTAACAATACAATTAATATTACTGCAGACTACTTCAATAAACAAACAGATAATTTATTACTAGTGGTAGAATCTTCTGGAATTCTAGGAACCGCTGCGCCAGGTGCAGGAAACCCTATTGCCAATGCTGGTTCTGTACGTAATAGTGGTTTTGAGTTTGCTATTGGTTATGAAACGCCGTACTCGGAAAATTTTAGATTCGGAATCAATTATAATTTCACGTATTTAGAAAATGAAGTACTAAGTGTTGAAAATGGTATAGGCTATGAACAAGGTGGAAGCTTTGGAATTGGTCAATCTGGCGTTTCTCGTATGGAAGCAGGTCTGCCTATAGGGTATTTTTATGGACTTAAGACCGATGGCATTTTTCAAAATCAAGCAGAAATAGATGCGCATCCAAGTCAAATAGGTCTTGGTTCTGAAGCAGCTCCCGGAGATATTCGCTTCGTAGATGTGAATGGTGATGGTAGCATAGATTTTGATGACAGTACCAATCTTGGAAATCCGATTCCTGATTTTACAATGGGATTAAACGTTTCATTTGATTACAAAAATTTTGATTTTCAGACGTACATCTTTGCATCCATTGGAAATGATATTGTTAGAAATTATGACAGAAATAATCCAATAACAAATCAATCTGTGTATGCTTTAAATAGATGGACGGGTGAAGGAAGCACTAATGAATATCCAAGAGTAACGAACGGAGCAACTTCTAATATTTTGTTTTCAGATTTTTATGTAGAAGATGGCTCGTTTGTAAGAGCACAAAATATGCAATTAGGATATTCTTTAAATAGCGAGGCTATTAAGGATGTTGGGATCAGCAAATTACGTTTGTATGTATCTGCCAGTAATGTTTTTACTTTTTCCAAATATAAAGGATTTGATCCATCAGCATCTTCTGGAGATCCTATAGGTTCTGGATTTGATTCAGGATTTTACCCAGTACCACGTACCTACTTATTAGGTTTAAACCTTAAATTTTAA
- a CDS encoding glycoside hydrolase family 16 protein: MKNIKIILLGVFGLILSGCQEDEPDLDVIVAPSNLQVSVELVGADADNPNGDGSGTVNLIATADDAISYQFVYNGNREAIPSGSKTYNFSTTGLNNYTVAVIAVGSAGLSTSYLLDLEVFASYSAPEDLLQMLVADGTRTWRIKAESGGHFGLGPVGGNIPAEWYSATANEKSATGMYDDRYIFNSDGSFTHITNSVNDDPAVDTSGTIFGRVNLVDELGAHNEEVNGSDIENYPYADYSNQWTLSAPDGLETLSLGGTAFLGYYTGGDHNYRIFSRTANEMILTTADGNNEFNWWFILTADDEGIVQEPSSVDVTYTNLIWSDDFDVDGTPNAANWTYDIGAGGWGNNESQYYTNSTDNAVVSDGTLKIIAKAETFSGSDYTSARLKSQGLFDFTYGRVDIRAKLPQAAGTWPALWMLGSNFETVGWPASGEIDIMEHVGNNLNVVQSAIHTPSSFGNTINKGETTATNVASEFHIYSVNWSENEISFLIDDVIFYTYNPGVKDDQTWPFDESQFLIMNIAMGGTLGGTIDAAFTEDTMEIDYVRVYQ, translated from the coding sequence ATGAAAAATATAAAAATAATTCTATTAGGTGTTTTTGGCTTAATCTTGTCAGGTTGTCAAGAAGATGAACCCGATTTAGATGTTATAGTAGCGCCATCTAACTTGCAGGTTTCTGTTGAGTTAGTGGGTGCAGATGCAGATAATCCAAATGGGGATGGTAGTGGTACTGTAAATTTAATAGCTACAGCAGATGATGCTATCTCTTATCAGTTTGTTTATAACGGGAATAGGGAGGCGATACCTTCAGGATCTAAAACCTATAACTTTAGTACCACAGGTTTAAATAATTATACAGTAGCAGTAATTGCAGTTGGTAGTGCAGGCTTGTCTACGAGCTATTTGTTAGATCTAGAGGTTTTTGCTTCGTATTCAGCTCCAGAAGATTTGTTGCAAATGTTGGTGGCAGATGGGACTAGAACATGGCGTATTAAAGCAGAATCAGGCGGACATTTCGGACTTGGGCCTGTAGGAGGAAATATTCCAGCAGAATGGTACAGTGCAACAGCAAATGAAAAATCTGCTACAGGTATGTATGATGATCGTTATATTTTTAACAGCGATGGTAGTTTTACCCATATTACCAATAGCGTAAATGATGATCCAGCTGTGGATACTAGCGGAACCATTTTTGGGAGAGTTAATTTGGTTGATGAACTTGGTGCTCATAATGAAGAGGTCAACGGATCGGATATTGAAAACTATCCTTATGCTGATTATTCAAACCAATGGACTCTTTCTGCTCCTGATGGTTTAGAAACCCTTAGTTTAGGAGGTACTGCTTTTTTAGGGTATTACACAGGAGGAGACCATAACTATAGAATTTTTAGTAGAACTGCAAATGAAATGATTCTTACTACTGCTGATGGTAATAATGAATTTAACTGGTGGTTTATTTTAACTGCTGATGATGAAGGTATAGTGCAGGAACCTTCCTCTGTAGATGTTACGTATACCAATTTAATTTGGTCTGATGATTTTGATGTAGATGGAACACCTAATGCTGCCAATTGGACCTATGACATCGGCGCTGGAGGCTGGGGTAATAATGAATCTCAGTACTATACTAATAGCACTGATAATGCTGTAGTTTCTGACGGTACTCTAAAAATTATAGCGAAAGCAGAAACCTTCAGTGGAAGCGATTATACTTCTGCGCGTTTAAAATCTCAAGGACTTTTTGATTTTACATATGGAAGGGTAGATATAAGAGCTAAGTTGCCACAGGCTGCTGGTACATGGCCAGCATTGTGGATGTTAGGATCTAATTTTGAAACTGTAGGATGGCCTGCTAGCGGGGAAATAGATATCATGGAACATGTTGGGAATAATTTAAACGTGGTGCAATCTGCCATTCATACGCCTTCTAGTTTTGGAAATACGATAAATAAAGGGGAAACCACAGCAACTAATGTCGCATCAGAATTTCACATTTATTCTGTAAACTGGTCTGAAAATGAAATATCTTTCTTAATAGACGATGTTATTTTTTACACGTATAATCCTGGGGTCAAAGATGATCAAACATGGCCTTTTGATGAAAGTCAGTTCTTAATTATGAATATTGCTATGGGAGGTACACTAGGAGGAACAATCGATGCAGCTTTTACTGAAGATACTATGGAAATTGATTATGTAAGAGTATATCAATAA